One stretch of Meiothermus sp. QL-1 DNA includes these proteins:
- the minD gene encoding septum site-determining protein MinD yields MNARAIVVTSGKGGVGKTTTTANVGAALARLGEKVAVVDVDVGLRNLDVVMGLEGRVVYDLIDVIEGKCRLRQALIRDKRVEGLALLPASQTKDKESLDPERFRQIVRALLEEEGFDRVLIDSPAGIEKGFQTAVTPAEGALVVVNPEVSSVRDADRIIGLLEAREIRENYLVINRIRPKMVQRGDMLSVEDVVEILGIKPIGIVPEDESVLIASNQGEPLVLKNGSPAGRAFSEIAQRVRGEEVPFTSLSDSPGFLGTLRRLFGGR; encoded by the coding sequence GTGAATGCCCGTGCGATCGTGGTTACCTCAGGGAAAGGCGGCGTGGGTAAGACCACCACCACCGCCAACGTGGGCGCTGCTCTGGCCCGCCTGGGCGAGAAGGTGGCGGTGGTGGACGTGGACGTGGGGCTGCGCAACCTGGACGTGGTGATGGGCCTCGAGGGTCGGGTGGTCTACGACCTGATCGATGTGATTGAGGGAAAGTGCAGGCTGCGCCAAGCCCTCATTCGCGACAAGCGCGTCGAGGGGCTGGCCCTGCTCCCAGCTTCCCAGACCAAGGACAAGGAGTCCCTGGACCCTGAAAGGTTCCGTCAAATTGTGCGCGCCCTGCTGGAGGAGGAAGGCTTCGACCGGGTGCTCATCGACTCGCCTGCGGGGATTGAAAAGGGCTTCCAGACCGCGGTCACCCCGGCCGAGGGAGCCTTGGTGGTGGTGAACCCAGAAGTCTCCAGCGTGCGCGACGCCGACCGGATCATCGGCCTTCTGGAGGCCCGCGAAATCCGGGAAAACTACCTGGTCATCAACCGCATCCGCCCCAAGATGGTGCAGCGGGGCGACATGCTCTCGGTGGAGGATGTGGTGGAAATTCTGGGCATCAAGCCCATCGGCATCGTCCCGGAGGACGAAAGCGTGCTAATCGCCTCAAACCAGGGGGAGCCCCTGGTCCTCAAAAACGGCTCCCCGGCCGGCCGGGCCTTCAGCGAAATCGCCCAGCGGGTACGGGGCGAGGAGGTGCCCTTCACCTCCCTCAGCGACTCACCCGGCTTCCTCGGTACCCTGCGCCGCCTGTTTGGGGGTAGATGA
- the minE gene encoding cell division topological specificity factor MinE yields MGFWPFGGKSSKEQLKERLKLVLAYDRLHLSPGLVEQLKEDLLAVLRRYFPEEEGISIQVETLNDKMKLQADVPIPK; encoded by the coding sequence ATGGGTTTCTGGCCTTTCGGCGGCAAAAGCAGCAAAGAACAGCTCAAGGAGAGGCTGAAGCTGGTGCTGGCCTACGACCGGCTCCACCTTTCGCCCGGGCTGGTGGAGCAGCTCAAGGAAGACCTGCTGGCGGTGCTCAGGCGCTACTTCCCGGAGGAGGAGGGGATCTCCATCCAGGTCGAGACCCTCAACGACAAGATGAAGCTCCAGGCCGATGTGCCGATTCCTAAGTAG